A single genomic interval of Epinephelus fuscoguttatus linkage group LG22, E.fuscoguttatus.final_Chr_v1 harbors:
- the si:ch73-352p4.8 gene encoding cystine/glutamate transporter isoform X9, whose protein sequence is MDRTHVKTEEADKEKTEEDVVRLRREIGLLPAVCFITGTVVGSGIFIAPKGVLMNSGSVGLSLLVWVLCGVLSMFAFVVAVNCWSVTMASRTQVTLTFIKMFALVLIIIPGVIALAKGKTENFQNGFEVDLLTLDRLPLAFYNGLYAYAGWFYLNLVTEEVINPNRNIPLAITFSLVTVTVFYVLVNVAYYTMMTPAELLASDAVAVTFANRALQGLASVIPFLVALSCLGALNGGFFGSARMLFVGAREGHWPPVFSMIHIRRHTPMPAVLLLYPLVVVMSISGEIYQLINFVSFARWFFIALAILGLLIHRYRFPHHPRPFKVPLAIAVIFTVVNFFIVGLSLYSDPWNTGQSFALTLTGVPVYYVTVYRFRLPNRCSRIINYCSKQLQILLEVAQQEVQTY, encoded by the exons ATGGACAGGACACATGTGAAGACGGAGGAGGCTGACAAGGAGAAGACGGAAGAGGACGTGGTGCGCCTCCGGAGAGAGATAGGCCTGCTGCCTGCAGTGTGCTTCATCACTGGCACAGTGGTGGGCAGTGGGATCTTCATCGCACCCAAGGGAGTCCTGATGAACAGTGGCAGCGTGGGGCTCTCTCTGCTGGTGTGGGTGCTGTGTGGGGTCCTCTCCATGTTTG CATTTGTCGTGGCAGTCAACTGCTGGAGTGTGACCATGGCCTCTCGCACTCAGGTCACCTTGACTTTCATTAAGATGTTTGCTCTGgtcctcatcatcatccctgGTGTCATTGCACTGGCTAAAG gAAAAACTGAGAATTTCCAGAATGGTTTTGAGGTTGACTTATTAACATTAGATAGGTTGCCTCTGGCCTTCTATAATGGCCTATATGCCTATGCTGGATG GTTTTACTTGAACCTTGTCACAGAAGAGGTCATAAACCCAAACAG AAACATCCCGCTGGCAATAACCTTCTCCCTGGTGACAGTGACAGTCTTTTATGTGCTTGTAAATGTGGCCTACTACACCATGATGACTCCGGCTGAGCTGCTGgcatctgatgctgtggctgtg ACGTTTGCGAACCGTGCTCTTCAGGGATTGGCTTCTGTGATTCCCTTTCTAGTGGCCCTATCCTGCCTTGGAGCACTTAACGGTGGTTTCTTTGGGTCAGCCAG GATGCTGTTTGTGGGAGCCAGAGAGGGCCACTGGCCTCCAGTCTTTTCCATGATTCACATCCGCAGACATACACCAATGCCTGCTGTGCTGTTACTG TACCCCTTAGTGGTTGTGATGTCAATCAGTGGAGAGATCTACCAGCTCATCAACTTCGTCTCCTTTGCTCGCTGGTTCTTCATCGCCTTGGCAATCTTGGGGCTGCTCATCCATCGATATCGCTTCCCCCACCACCCAAGACCTTTCAAG GTGCCCCTGGCCATCGCAGTCATCTTCACGGTGGTTAACTTCTTCATCGTGGGCCTGTCTCTGTACTCGGACCCCTGGAACACTGGGCAAAGCTTCGCTCTCACTCTGACCGGGGTCCCAGTTTACTATGTGACCGTCTACCGCTTTCGCTTGCCCAATAGATGCAGCCGCATCATCA ACTACTGCAGCAAGCAGCTGCAGATCCTTCTAGAAGTGGCTcaacaggaagtgcagacgTACTGA
- the si:ch73-352p4.8 gene encoding cystine/glutamate transporter isoform X7 gives MDRTHVKTEEADKEKTEEDVVRLRREIGLLPAVCFITGTVVGSGIFIAPKGVLMNSGSVGLSLLVWVLCGVLSMFGALCYAELGTTFKKSGGHYTYLLETLGPLPAFLRLWAEFLFIRPAVASYVSLAFGRYVVEPFFVPCAAPTVLIKLVSILGLTFVVAVNCWSVTMASRTQVTLTFIKMFALVLIIIPGVIALAKGKTENFQNGFEVDLLTLDRLPLAFYNGLYAYAGWFYLNLVTEEVINPNRNIPLAITFSLVTVTVFYVLVNVAYYTMMTPAELLASDAVAVTFANRALQGLASVIPFLVALSCLGALNGGFFGSARMLFVGAREGHWPPVFSMIHIRRHTPMPAVLLLYPLVVVMSISGEIYQLINFVSFARWFFIALAILGLLIHRYRFPHHPRPFKVPLAIAVIFTVVNFFIVGLSLYSDPWNTGQSFALTLTGVPVYYVTVYRFRLPNRCSRIINYCSKQLQILLEVAQQEVQTY, from the exons ATGGACAGGACACATGTGAAGACGGAGGAGGCTGACAAGGAGAAGACGGAAGAGGACGTGGTGCGCCTCCGGAGAGAGATAGGCCTGCTGCCTGCAGTGTGCTTCATCACTGGCACAGTGGTGGGCAGTGGGATCTTCATCGCACCCAAGGGAGTCCTGATGAACAGTGGCAGCGTGGGGCTCTCTCTGCTGGTGTGGGTGCTGTGTGGGGTCCTCTCCATGTTTG GGGCCCTGTGCTATGCTGAACTGGGCACCACTTTCAAAAAGTCAGGGGGCCACTACACTTACCTACTGGAGACACTGGGGCCACTGCCTGCCTTTTTACGACTCTGGGCTGAGTTCTTATTCATCAG GCCTGCTGTTGCTTCCTATGTGTCCCTGGCTTTTGGCCGCTATGTGGTGGAGCCATTCTTTGTACCTTGTGCTGCTCCCACAGTGCTGATCAAACTTGTTTCCATCCTGGGACTCA CATTTGTCGTGGCAGTCAACTGCTGGAGTGTGACCATGGCCTCTCGCACTCAGGTCACCTTGACTTTCATTAAGATGTTTGCTCTGgtcctcatcatcatccctgGTGTCATTGCACTGGCTAAAG gAAAAACTGAGAATTTCCAGAATGGTTTTGAGGTTGACTTATTAACATTAGATAGGTTGCCTCTGGCCTTCTATAATGGCCTATATGCCTATGCTGGATG GTTTTACTTGAACCTTGTCACAGAAGAGGTCATAAACCCAAACAG AAACATCCCGCTGGCAATAACCTTCTCCCTGGTGACAGTGACAGTCTTTTATGTGCTTGTAAATGTGGCCTACTACACCATGATGACTCCGGCTGAGCTGCTGgcatctgatgctgtggctgtg ACGTTTGCGAACCGTGCTCTTCAGGGATTGGCTTCTGTGATTCCCTTTCTAGTGGCCCTATCCTGCCTTGGAGCACTTAACGGTGGTTTCTTTGGGTCAGCCAG GATGCTGTTTGTGGGAGCCAGAGAGGGCCACTGGCCTCCAGTCTTTTCCATGATTCACATCCGCAGACATACACCAATGCCTGCTGTGCTGTTACTG TACCCCTTAGTGGTTGTGATGTCAATCAGTGGAGAGATCTACCAGCTCATCAACTTCGTCTCCTTTGCTCGCTGGTTCTTCATCGCCTTGGCAATCTTGGGGCTGCTCATCCATCGATATCGCTTCCCCCACCACCCAAGACCTTTCAAG GTGCCCCTGGCCATCGCAGTCATCTTCACGGTGGTTAACTTCTTCATCGTGGGCCTGTCTCTGTACTCGGACCCCTGGAACACTGGGCAAAGCTTCGCTCTCACTCTGACCGGGGTCCCAGTTTACTATGTGACCGTCTACCGCTTTCGCTTGCCCAATAGATGCAGCCGCATCATCA
- the si:ch73-352p4.8 gene encoding cystine/glutamate transporter isoform X2 → MDRTHVKTEEADKEKTEEDVVRLRREIGLLPAVCFITGTVVGSGIFIAPKGVLMNSGSVGLSLLVWVLCGVLSMFGALCYAELGTTFKKSGGHYTYLLETLGPLPAFLRLWAEFLFIRPAVASYVSLAFGRYVVEPFFVPCAAPTVLIKLVSILGLTFVVAVNCWSVTMASRTQVTLTFIKMFALVLIIIPGVIALAKGKTENFQNGFEVDLLTLDRLPLAFYNGLYAYAGWFYLNLVTEEVINPNRNIPLAITFSLVTVTVFYVLVNVAYYTMMTPAELLASDAVAVTFANRALQGLASVIPFLVALSCLGALNGGFFGSARMLFVGAREGHWPPVFSMIHIRRHTPMPAVLLLYPLVVVMSISGEIYQLINFVSFARWFFIALAILGLLIHRYRFPHHPRPFKVPLAIAVIFTVVNFFIVGLSLYSDPWNTGQSFALTLTGVPVYYVTVYRFRLPNRCSRIINYCSKQLQILLEVAQQEVQTY, encoded by the exons ATGGACAGGACACATGTGAAGACGGAGGAGGCTGACAAGGAGAAGACGGAAGAGGACGTGGTGCGCCTCCGGAGAGAGATAGGCCTGCTGCCTGCAGTGTGCTTCATCACTGGCACAGTGGTGGGCAGTGGGATCTTCATCGCACCCAAGGGAGTCCTGATGAACAGTGGCAGCGTGGGGCTCTCTCTGCTGGTGTGGGTGCTGTGTGGGGTCCTCTCCATGTTTG GGGCCCTGTGCTATGCTGAACTGGGCACCACTTTCAAAAAGTCAGGGGGCCACTACACTTACCTACTGGAGACACTGGGGCCACTGCCTGCCTTTTTACGACTCTGGGCTGAGTTCTTATTCATCAG GCCTGCTGTTGCTTCCTATGTGTCCCTGGCTTTTGGCCGCTATGTGGTGGAGCCATTCTTTGTACCTTGTGCTGCTCCCACAGTGCTGATCAAACTTGTTTCCATCCTGGGACTCA CATTTGTCGTGGCAGTCAACTGCTGGAGTGTGACCATGGCCTCTCGCACTCAGGTCACCTTGACTTTCATTAAGATGTTTGCTCTGgtcctcatcatcatccctgGTGTCATTGCACTGGCTAAAG gAAAAACTGAGAATTTCCAGAATGGTTTTGAGGTTGACTTATTAACATTAGATAGGTTGCCTCTGGCCTTCTATAATGGCCTATATGCCTATGCTGGATG GTTTTACTTGAACCTTGTCACAGAAGAGGTCATAAACCCAAACAG AAACATCCCGCTGGCAATAACCTTCTCCCTGGTGACAGTGACAGTCTTTTATGTGCTTGTAAATGTGGCCTACTACACCATGATGACTCCGGCTGAGCTGCTGgcatctgatgctgtggctgtg ACGTTTGCGAACCGTGCTCTTCAGGGATTGGCTTCTGTGATTCCCTTTCTAGTGGCCCTATCCTGCCTTGGAGCACTTAACGGTGGTTTCTTTGGGTCAGCCAG GATGCTGTTTGTGGGAGCCAGAGAGGGCCACTGGCCTCCAGTCTTTTCCATGATTCACATCCGCAGACATACACCAATGCCTGCTGTGCTGTTACTG TACCCCTTAGTGGTTGTGATGTCAATCAGTGGAGAGATCTACCAGCTCATCAACTTCGTCTCCTTTGCTCGCTGGTTCTTCATCGCCTTGGCAATCTTGGGGCTGCTCATCCATCGATATCGCTTCCCCCACCACCCAAGACCTTTCAAG GTGCCCCTGGCCATCGCAGTCATCTTCACGGTGGTTAACTTCTTCATCGTGGGCCTGTCTCTGTACTCGGACCCCTGGAACACTGGGCAAAGCTTCGCTCTCACTCTGACCGGGGTCCCAGTTTACTATGTGACCGTCTACCGCTTTCGCTTGCCCAATAGATGCAGCCGCATCATCA ACTACTGCAGCAAGCAGCTGCAGATCCTTCTAGAAGTGGCTcaacaggaagtgcagacgTACTGA